From Heteronotia binoei isolate CCM8104 ecotype False Entrance Well chromosome 17, APGP_CSIRO_Hbin_v1, whole genome shotgun sequence, one genomic window encodes:
- the LOC132586140 gene encoding chemerin-like receptor 1 — translation MEDNFTDLWPTHASLLTSPKAKTDVSNTIDMVQVFFYSVVFLGGSFGNGAVIAITARQASRTVNCIFFLNLALADFLFSVSRIVPLMKNAIYKGDWPFGSFLCKANSFIKYLNMFCSVFLLAAISMDRAASVVYPVWSRNRRGPRMAWLSAFSAWSVATMASLPFYIYRSTVDDSKRNQTKCSLTVGDNGESVKLILYQLRLVCGFLAPFVIIVACYGVIAVKLRQRQATIRSKKPFKVILVIVVTFFLCWAPYHLFLLLKLKGYKGQAVSIGVPLASCLAYLNSCANPILYFFMGLDFRRKIGRWNISGAFRRTLLEGTAYSIGGLSGRKKEAACSVDELGCSTVAHELI, via the coding sequence ATGGAGGATAACTTTACCGACCTGTGGCCTACTCATGCCTCTTTGTTGACGTCCCCTAAAGCCAAAACCGATGTGAGCAATACCATAGACATGGTTCAGGTCTTCTTCTACAGCGTGGTGTTCCTCGGTGGTTCCTTTGGCAACGGAGCTGTGATTGCCATCACGGCCCGCCAGGCCTCTCGCACCGTCAACTGCATCTTTTTCCTCAACCTAGCCTTGGCAGACTTCCTGTTCTCAGTCAGCCGGATAGTGCCACTGATGAAGAACGCTATCTACAAAGGTGACTGGCCCTTTGGGAGCTTCCTGTGCAAAGCCAACAGCTTCATCAAGTACCTCAACATGTTCTGCAGTGTCTTCCTCCTGGCGGCGATCAGCATGGATCGTGCCGCCTCTGTGGTCTACCCAGTGTGGTCCAGAAACCGCCGTGGTCCTCGCATGGCATGGCTGTCTGCCTTTAGCGCTTGGTCTGTGGCCACCATGGCCAGCCTCCCCTTTTATATCTATCGCAGTACAGTAGATGACTCCAAACGCAACCAGACGAAATGCTCCCTCACCGTGGGGGACAACGGAGAGAGTGTGAAGTTGATCTTGTATCAGCTGAGGTTAGTGTGCGGGTTCTTGGCTCCCTTTGTCATCATTGTGGCTTGCTACGGGGTAATCGCTGTGAAGCTGAGGCAACGCCAAGCCACCATCCGCTCCAAGAAACCCTTTAAGGTCATCCTAGTGATTGTGGTCACATTCTTCCTCTGCTGGGCCCCGtaccatctcttcctcctcctcaaacTGAAGGGGTACAAAGGTCAGGCGGTGTCCATTGGCGTCCCTCTTGCTTCCTGTCTGGCTTACCTCAACAGCTGCGCCAATCCCATCCTTTACTTCTTCATGGGCCTGGACTTCCGCCGAAAAATAGGTCGCTGGAACATATCAGGGGCCTTCAGAAGGACTTTGCTTGAAGGGACCGCCTACTCGATCGGAGGGCTTTCCGGTCGCAAGAAGGAGGCTGCTTGTTCTGTGGATGAGTTGGGCTGCTCCACAGTAGCCCATGAGCTGATCTGA